The Miscanthus floridulus cultivar M001 unplaced genomic scaffold, ASM1932011v1 fs_276_1_2, whole genome shotgun sequence genome contains the following window.
aaggagatgaatgtaatggatatgttgaaatgcaaggtagtcaacatcgtccaagaaactatactataagcacatgtcatctactgcattctcttctactactaatatgttaagttaacatatcttaagaaatgcttcaaagatacaccaaagctttactaatttcttaatcacacttaaagcaacacttgcttaaaccctaattaataataggtttgaatagcaacctatatttctgatgctcctaaaaatctaagaaaattacagtagcatagtactactctaagcagactaccataaaaatttcatagcatttggataagcaaactatcctacacaaaaaatgacaagctatagcataaaaatgagcatgaaattactttgtactatgaaaagtgtcaaacaacagaattagtatttttcctaggttcttaatagcatataatgactgtacaaaaattaccacatgcatgttttatacaaagtttgctctctagcaaaaataacaaaaatcagccattaaaggcacttgaactacacctccaaagttttccacagcacatgcatgaaacatatttttcctaggaagtacatgacctaagaagattaacaaactcaaaatcatatttttctgcagactatagatttttctacatatttttcaagttatcagcaatatccatgattaattaaaatcctacagaaaagtatcccaaacatGACATGCActatttttcccaagtagatctggtgataaggaacctagcaaattttgtttcaacaaatttggaacaagtttgatcatccaaacatttttcaaaccatttttgatttcaaataacaaataataaatggaaatcaattcatttaagaactactgggccggcccgtggggaacagctggcccacggccgtttTCGGCCTACGCGGCCCGAGCGAaaggaggagcgcggcggcctggcagggcttcggcccacggcTGCTTTGCCTGGCCGGCCTGGCTGGCTGGCGAAGGCAGAGGCCTCGCCGGTGCGCGCGCGggcgcgacggcgcggctcggccagcggccggcggccgtctccggccatggcagcgccagcgagcgagcgcaggagatgtgcgaggagaaggcgagctcggtagggtagctaggcgaggctggaggggAGAAGGAAGACGGATTCCATGGCGGCCGTgcacagcggcgccatggccgtcggcggcgagacgcggggaggcccgacctgtgctcggaaggcggagTAAGCTCGAGCGCGACCTcaaggaaggcgaggcggagctcggggcacaaggaattggagaatggcgcggtggtgcgtgagttggacgccggcggagctcgagcacggtgatggcggagctcGGAGCTCGCGGCTGTGGAGGAGAAAGGGAGGAAGTGCGGGCACGAGGGAGCGAGTGCgcgggcaccagcaggtgaaggcAGGTGTGTGGGCGCAGTGCCAGGccacggctgccgcgcggcgggcgacgccagcgcagggcggccacgcggcgggcaagctctgccgcggtcgggacgcgcggcgcggcgcgtcagcgagcaggcgcgcggaggcaggccagcgcggcgctgggctgggccggggCGCGGTGGAAGCGCGAGGCGCGCGGGGGCTTCGCTGGGCCGGCTTGCGGGGCTGGGCCggaaaggaggcggcggcccgcgaaaacAGAAACATTCTTTTCAATTTCCATTTTCAATAAATTTTCAAATAACagttttcaaatattattttgagcaagaaaatgacctcttttgaaaatgtaccaaaaatgaaagttgcttagaatttaattccctacaactttgcttttatgaccaaagtccaattctatctagattttaaattatagaatcaaagttaaattttaactcaaaaccctaattttgggaaattactttggaagcaaaatttttaattaatttaaatacaaaccttgctccaaaaattgtgctaaacaattctagatgatttacaagcataaccaacaatttctactcaactagcaagcaagaatcagagcaaaacaactctaataagtgtatgcatcattttcttttcacaaacatgtttcgtatgtttcgaagtaatgtttcagttgttatatgcaagattatgcgtgtatgaataggatgcttgatgatgcacgatatgtatgattagcaatgcctaaatgcaggcataacaccggggtgttacagtagtcttggctagaccaatagttttaattccgcacttgtttcggttagccaacgtgattaagttttaaaaaggactattcactcccctctagtcgccatctcgaccttttaGCGGGCTCGTGGATGAGAGGATACAGTGCTGGAGGTGGTCGTCCGGGACGTTCCTGAAGAGCCTGCATTTCTCGGCCGTGGCTGTGGGCGGCGGGTTCGTGTGTAGGCTGGCGAAGGGCTCCGGCGAGGTGAAGTGTCTCGGCAGCCGGAAAGCCGTGAGGCGGGAGCCGAAGGGGAGCCACGCCATGCTCGCCGCGGGAGAGCGGCACACGTGCGCGGTGAAGGCGGATAGTGGCGAGGTGGTGTGCTGGGGTGTGGCCGCCACGGTGGCGGCCACGTCGCCATCGCCGACGGTAGTTGGGCGCCTGGTGTCATCGCTGGCGGTGGGCGACGTGATCACGTGCGTGCTGTGGGGGGAACTAGAAGGTCTCGTGCGGGCCGCCGGAGGAGGCGgtgtcgccatggccggtggcgcaGCAGCAGTTCATCGCTCTGGAGGCCAGGGGGAAGGTGGTGTGCGGGGTGCTCATATCCGACCACTCGCTCGTCTACTAGGGCCCCGACGTGTCGGCCGAAGCCGCGGGCGGGGTGAGCAGAGTGTTCAACCGCGTGCTGCCGGGCCCCTGCGCACCGTGGATGTCGTGCACGTGCGGTGTCAGGTCGAGCTCCACGCCTCTCTGTGGCGGCGGCTCAGGATACATAGCCGTCTGCTACCCCTGCAACTAAAGTCCGCAGCTGATGGTGTCGACGCTTCCTACTTCGAACTCGTCGACGAGCCACATGAGGTTGAAGCGGCGGTCGAGCGACCTCGCGATCGCATTGGTCAGTGCCGGAATCGGCTCGGGAGTGCTTGCTGCCATCGCCGTGGTGGTGGCGGTCTACTGCCTTCGCCGGCAACGGAGCGCCATCTCTCAGGACCCCGGACGCATCCACGCCGAGCCAATTGGTCCAGCGCCGCGCGTGGAGCGGCGGCTCAGCGCGCTGCTCTCCAAGGGCCCGAACACAACGGTGGAGCAGTTCTCGCTGCTCACGTACACCTTTGCGCCGCCGCCGATGGCTTCTCGCATGCACGCCTACTGCTCGCTTGCGCGGTCGTGGCTCGCGAATGTGTCTATGCGCAAGCGCGGCACCCCGGCAGCCCGTGACAGGCACGGTTTGGGAGCCGGCTCGCTCGCGCGCCTGTGCACGGCCGCGGCTGGTGCTAGCCTGCACGACGGCGGCTTGCGCGTGTGCCTGTGCGCAGCCACGGGCTCGCCTGCGCAGCGGCGGCTCGTGCATGTTCCTGTGCTGCTGCTCGTGCATGCAGCTTGCGCCACGCTATCCACGCCACGTCGACCAAAACCTTGTTccgatgagttatggacctaagtggcatatTTAAACAACATTAAGGTGCCAGAAGTGCGATTTAAAAGTTTGTGGACCTAAGTGACACCCCAAGATAAGTTCAAGGGCCTACGATGCATATTACTCTTTTTTTATGAAAATATTCCAGTAGGTTGGATAGATATTTCTTACTATCAAAGCAAGGAGGTTCGGCCGCCTCTCAGCCCGTCCACGTCGCCTCGATTTCCCCGCCCCATCCGATCTTCAGATCGACGGGCCTTGCTCTCTCCACCGCTCGCTACAGATCTAGGGCCCACGATGAAAACCTCGGCGGGTCTCACCGACACCGACGCCCTCCTCCTCtccgctctctcgctctctctctctccctccctcgctccccACTCGCGAAGCGGCTCAGGCGAACGCACGGGACGACCTCGACGGTGGCCCCAAATCcacgcggcggcggtggccctcctcctcctcctcctccacccccacCACCCCACGCCACTTCCTCATTGTGGCGCAGGGCAGCGGGTCACGCGGCCTAGGGTTTGGCGCCTCCGTTGCCGGTCCTCCCCACGACCGCACGGCCAGCCAGCGGACGCCCTGACGCGCCGGAGGGCTCTGGCAGCGGACGAAACTCCGTGCTGGCCGCGGATGACGATGAGGAGGTCACGTCAGCAACAGCGGCGGTGGATCTAGAGCGGGCGCCCGCGGGTCCCATCCCGGCGGCGGATCTGAAGCTGGAGCACGGCGTGGAGCTCGCGCAGGCAGCGGAGGCGATGGATCTGCGGCCAGCAGGCGGATCAAGCGCGGACCCTCCCCGTCTCCACTACATCCGGCTACATGGCCTCCACCGATGCCAGGAAAGGTAGGAAAGGACATAAAGGGGGTTTTTTTCTCAGCCTCCTTCCCGCGCTGCCTGAATTTACTCAGCCCTAAAATATAACCTGTGGTGCATTGATTAGTTTTAGGTTTGCGCTGCGATTTCCTCTCCATCTCGCCTAATTAGGATCATGTCAATTATCAAGCTTGAGTACTAAAATGTCCTTCAGTTTACAAATATCACATCAACTGTTCTGCTTAAGCAAGACAAACAAGTGCTCTTTGTTTTCTCTTTGTCATAGTTTTAGAATTCGGTGTTCCATCCTCATAGTCAAATTTGAAGAGATGCTAGATATGTCGGTTCTCTGGTCCAGGTCCCTGACCAGCTTTAGCATGTGTTCTCGAGATAGCTACTTCAATGTTTAACCATACGCTTTAATCCCTAATTTCTAAAATAGTCAAAACTAATACTTCCATAGCACCTTTCAATTTGCCAAAGAGAGTGCTGAAGCAAGTGAAAATATTAAATTGATGGTCAAACTCCCATCCCTATTATCATCGGGTATTTTGTGAAATATAGTTTAATTTATTGGTTCAAATTTACTGTCCTACCAGAATTTTTTTTTGGATTATTCGTAGTTGACCCAATTGGAAATCATGTCATATTTTATTGCAATGATTACATGCCATCTCTAAGCTTGCACTGCAACTGTTTCTCTGGTGATAGGTGTCCTTCAGCTACAAAATACAGTTTTGTGCCATATTTTTTGCGATCCACTTATATATAGATACATATGTCATATACTTGCAGTTAGTATAGACATTAAGCATATTTAATGGTTCAGTGCTGCCTAAAGGATAGTTGACAGAATGGTGGTTCCATGGTTATCTGCTACTTTGGTCTACCCATTATA
Protein-coding sequences here:
- the LOC136531084 gene encoding uncharacterized protein, producing MATPPPPAARTRPSSSPHSTHVITSPTASDDTRRPTTVGDGDVAATVAATPQHTTSPLSAFTAHVCRSPAASMAWLPFGSRLTAFRLPRHFTSPEPFASLHTNPPPTATAEKCRLFRNVPDDHLQHCILSSTSPLKECFCFRGPPPPFRPSPASRPSEAPARLALPPRPGPAQRRAGLPPRACSLTRRAARPDRGRACPPRGRPALASPAARQPWPGTAPTHLPSPAGARALAPSCPHFLPFSSTAASSELRHHRARAPPASNSRTTAPFSNSLCPELRLAFLEVALELTPPSEHRSGLPASRRRRPWRRCARPPWNPSSFSPPASPSYPTELAFSSHISCARSLALPWPETAAGRWPSRAVAPARAPARPLPSPASQAGQAKQPWAEALPGRRAPPFARAA